In Macrobrachium rosenbergii isolate ZJJX-2024 chromosome 49, ASM4041242v1, whole genome shotgun sequence, the following are encoded in one genomic region:
- the LOC136832406 gene encoding uncharacterized protein translates to MSRHCKNSPDMFCHVCGSFTTKAQQRTITTEIKKTYQLYFGCSLGDQDRSWAPHISCSPCSNGLRDWLNKRKTAMPFAVPMIWREPKDHFTDCYFCKGNVCGFTVKTRRKIVYPNLESARRPVPHNDDDVPIPVPTENGLHMCDEDVFLEENTTDGEETEVDADFAIENEDEPQKFSQGELNDLVRDLSLSKDKAELLASRLQEKCLLKKDVCVISNIKMWPNREKWTSDA, encoded by the coding sequence ATGTCAAGGCATTGCAAGAACAGTCCTGATATGTTTTGTCATGTCTGTGGTTCGTTTACTACCAAAGCTCAGCAACGTACCATCACAACTGAAATCAAGAAGACCTACCAGTTATACTTTGGATGTTCTCTTGGCGATCAAGACAGGAGTTGGGCACCGCATATTAGCTGCTCACCTTGTTCAAATGGACTAAGGGATTGGCTTAATAAAAGGAAGACAGCAATGCCGTTTGCGGTACCTATGATATGGAGAGAACCAAAGGATCATTTCACGGACTGTTATTTCTGCAAGGGTAATGTATGTGGGTTTACTGTAAAGACTAGGCGTAAGATTGTGTACCCCAACTTGGAATCAGCAAGAAGACCAGTACCACACAACGATGATGACGTTCCTATTCCAGTGCCAACAGAGAATGGCCTTCATATGTGTGACGAAGATGTTTTTCTTGAGGAAAATACTACTGATGGCGAAGAAACCGAAGTGGATGCAGATTTCGCGATTGAAAATGAAGACGAACCACAGAAATTTTCTCAAGGAGAGTTGAATGATTTGGTTAGAGACTTGTCATTGTCGAAGGATAAAGCTGAACTACTGGCATCTCGTCTACAAGAAAAGTGTCTGCTTAAGAAAGACGTTTGTGTTATCAGTAACATTAAAATGTGGCCTAATAGAGAAAAATGGACCTCGGATGCGTAA